One Mycolicibacterium rufum genomic window, TGACCTCCGTTCTGCAGCGCCTGATCGCCGGACGCTACCTGCGGGCCCTCTGAACAGCCGGTCAGTCGAGAGGTCACGGAAGAGACATCGCCAGTGCCCAGGTGACACTCCGTACTCAGCGGTAGATTGATGACCCAAATTGACGCAAGAAGTATGGACGGTGGCGGTGAACGATCAGCCCGACTTGGAGGCGACCCATCTGCGGGTCGCCGAGCTCGTGCAGGGGCTGCACAACAGACCTGATACCGACGCGGACACCGTGATCGCCGAACTGGCCGAGAACGCGGCCGTGGAGATCCCGGGCGCGCAGCATGCAGGAATCACACTCACGCGGAATGCCCGCAACATCGACACGCCGGCAGCGACCTCGCACTGGCCTGTCCTGCTCGACAAGATCCAGCAGCGCTACCGCGAAGGGCCGTGTCTGACCGCGGCGTGGGAAGAGAAGACGATCCACGTCGCGAACCTGGAGACCGAGACCCGGTTCCCGAACTACCGTCGCGATGCGCTCGCCGAGACGCCGATCCGGTCCGTCATGGCGTTCCAGCTGTTCATTGCCGGCGAGACGCTAGGGGCGCTGAACGTCTATTCCGAGGAACCCGACGTGTTCACCCCCGAGTCGCGAACGATGGGGCTGATCTTCGCCGCTCACTCGTCGGTGGCGTGGAACTCGGCGCGTCGCGAGGAGCAGTTCCAGCGTGCGCTGTCGAGCCGCGACATGATCGGCCAGGCCAAGGGCATGATCATGGAGCGCTACCGCGTCGATGCGGTCCAGGCTTTCGAGGTGCTGCGCAAGCTGTCCCAGGATTCCAACGTGCCGCTGATCCAGGTGGCCACCGATCTGGTCGCCGGGGCGCAGTCAGAGAACGGTCGCCACGACGGGTGAACGACGGCCTGGCTGAGTGACTGCCCAGCCAGGCCATCGTCCTGTGTGAACTACTGCCCTTCCCAGCGGTCGCGGCGGTCGCCGGCAGGGGTGGCGGCGGTGACCGGCACCCGCGGCAGGTCGGCGTTCGCCGGCCCGCGGTTGGCCGAATCTCCCTGTGTCGCAGACCAATCCGTTCCGACGCAGAGGAGATCGGACGGCACCGGGATCTGGTTGGGCAGCGGCACCGGCAGTCCCGGGATCGACGGCAGGTTCAGCGGCGAGGGCGCGATCAGGTTGGACACGCCGGTCGCCAGCAGAGGAGTCACCCCGTCCGGGATCGGCGGGCCGCTCACCGAGACCGCTCCGGGCACGCCCGGCGCCGGCGCAGGCGGCGGCGGTAGCGCGCCGGCCACCGACGACGCGGCGCCCTGCACGGTGCGCAGCACCCCCGGCGGCGTCAGCAGATCGGCCACCGTCATCGAGTTGCCCGGTGTGCCGGGGATCGGCGACGACGGGACACCGGTGGTGACACCCACCGAGGACGGCGGGGTCGGCGGCGTACCGGGCACGTTGCCCGGGACGTTGGCGGCGACCGGAACACCCGGCACCGGCGGCGTCGGCGGAGTGGCCGCACCGGCGGGAACCGTCACGCTGCCACCCGGAACACCCGGAACGGGAGGCGTCACCACACCCGCAGGAACCGCAGCAGCCCCACCCGGAACACCCGGAACCGGAGGCGTCACCACACCCGCAGGAACCGCAGCAGCCCCACCCGGAACACCCGGAACCGGAGGCGTCACCACACCCGCAGGAACCGCAGCAGCCCCACCCGGAACACCCGGAACCGGAGGCGTCACCACACCCGCAGGAACCGCAGCAGCCCCACCCGGAACACCCGGAACCGGAGGCGTCACCACACCCGCAGGAACCGCAGCAGCCCCACCCGGAACACCCGGAACCGGAGGCGTCACCACACCCGCAGGCACCGCAGCAGCCCCACCCGGAACACCCGGAGCCGGCGGAGTCACCACACCGGCCTCGCCGAACACGGGGGCGCCGGGGACGCCGGGCGTGCCACCCGCGGGGCCCGCGACTCCGGCCGCGGCCTCGATCGGGGCGCCTCCGCCGACGCCCGGTCCGGCAGAACCTGCGGCGGTGGCGACCGGAGCACCGGCCCCTGGCGCACCACCGGACACGGCTGCGCCGGCGTCACCGAGGATGGGTGCACCCGGAGCACCAGGAGCAGGCGGCGTCACCACACCGGCATCACCCACGACCGGAGCACCCGGAACACCCGGAGCCGGAGGCGTCACCACACCGCCCTGACCGGCCACGGGAGCACCCGGGGCACCAGGAGCAGGCGGCGTCGGCAACCCGGCTTCATTGACCAGCGGAGCACCCGGAGCACCAGGAGCAGGCGGCGTCGGCAACCCGGCCTCAGTGACCAGCGGAGCACCCGGAGCACCAGGAGCAGGCGGCGTCACCACACCGGCATCACCCACGACCGGAGCACCCGGAACACCCGGAGCCGGAGGCGTCACCACACCGCCCTGACCGGCTACGGGAGCACCCGGAAGGCCCGGAGCGGGCGGCGTCGGCAACCCGGCCTCAGTGACCAGCGGAGCACCCGGAGCACCAGGAGCAGGCGGCGTCACCACACCGGCATCACCCACGACCGGAGCACCCGGAACACCCGGAGCCGGAGGCGTCACCAGGCCGCCCTCGCTCGCCACCGGGGCGCCGGGCACACCCGGGGCCGGCGGCGTCGCCAGTTCGACAGACGAGCCCACCGGTGTGCCGGGGACCCCGGGAGCGGGCGGCGTCGCGACCTCGACCGACGAACCAGCAGGCGTCGCAGGCACACCTGGCACGGGCGGCGTCACCACACTCGACGAACCCTGCACCGGCACACCCGGAACACCCGGCGCCGGCGGCGTCACCACCTCGACCGACGAACCAGCAGGCGTCGCAGGCACACCCGGCACGGGCGGCGTCACCACACTCGACGAACCCTGCACCGGCACACCCGGAACACCCGGCGCCGGCGGCGTCACCACCTCGACCGACGAACCGGCCGGCGTCGCAGGCACACCCGGCACCGGCGGCGTCACCACACTCGACGAACCCTGCACCGGCACACCCGGAACACCCGGCGCCGGCGGCGTCACCACCTCGACCGACGAACCGGCCGGCGTGGCAGGTGCCGGCGGGGCCGGCGGTGAGAACGTCTCGACGCTTCCGGCGGACGGCGTCGCAGGAGCGGGCGGCGCAGGCGGAGAGAAGGTTTCGACGGAATTGGCGATCGGGGTGGCAGGCGCAGGTGGCGCCGGCGGCGTCACCACACCCGAGGAACCCTCAATCGGAGCACCCGGCACACCCGGAGCAGGCGGCGTCACACCCTCCACCGACGAACCCACCGGCGTCGCAGGCACACCCGGAGCCGGCGGCGTCACCACACCCGACTCCCCGACAACCGGAGCACCCGGCACACCCGGAGCAGGCGGCGTCACACCCTCCACCGACGAACCCACCGGCGTCGCAGGCACACCCGGAGCCGGCGGCGTCACCACACCCGACTCCCCGACAACCGGAGCACCCGGCACACCCGGAGCAGGCGGCGTCACACCCTCCACCGACGAACCCACCGGCGTCGCAGGCACACCCGGAGCAGGCGGCGTCACACCCTCCACCGACGAACCCACCGGCGTCGCAGGCACACCCGGAGCCGGCGGCGTCACCACACCCGACTCCCCGACAACCGGAGCACCGGGCAGACCCGGGGCCGGCGGCGTCGCGTCACCGGCAGCCGCGGCGATCGGAGCACCGGGCGCAGGGACACCTGCGGGCGGCACGGCACCCGCCTCGCCGAGGACGGGTGCACCGGGAAGACCCGGGGCCGGCGGCGCAGCCTCGCCGCCGGCGGCAGCGAGCGGCGCGCCTGGCACGCCCCCGCCCGGCGCGGCGGCGCCAGCAGCGGCATCGACCGGCGCACCCGGCGCCGGAAGGCCAACGGGTGCAACGGTGCCGGCCTCGCCGATGACCGGCGCACCGGGGACACCCGGAGCCGGCGGCGTCACAGCACCGGCTGGAACACCCACCGGCACACCCGGGACACCCGGAGCCGGCGGCGTCACAGCACCGGCTGGAACACCCACCGGCACACCCGGAACACCCGGAGCAGGAGGCGTCGCACCCGCAGCCGGAACACCCACCGGCACCCCGGGAACGCCGGGGCCCGGCGGCAGCGCCGCACCGGCATCACCGATGACGGGGGCACCCGGGACGGGCGGTGCCGGAGGCCCGGCGTTGACGACCGGCGTGCCGACGGGCGCGCCGGGGATCGGAGGCACGGGCGGCGTGCCACCGCCGGTGGAGGCCACCGCGGGCACCCCCGGCACGGGGGGCGCCGGAGGGGTCGCACCCGCGGCGGGAGTCACGACGGCCGACGGCGGCTTCGGCGGCAGCGGCGGGGTGCCCCCACCGGTCGAACTCGCCACGGGCACACCCGGGGTGCCGGGGACGGGCGGCGTGACACCCGACGACGAGGTCGACACCGACGCGGGGGGACGCGGGGGCACCGGCGGCAGCCCGGCCGACGACGAACTGGCCGGCGGCACCACCACCGGCGGGGCGGGCTGTCCCGGACCGGCCGTGAACGAGTTGGCCGTTTCGTGCAGCGCCTGCGGAATGTCGGCGGGGTGCGTGACGATTTGCTGCAAGATGCCGACGCACGGGACACCGCCCCGGGTGGGATCGGCGGCGGCCAACGGACTCAGCACCGGGGCGGTCAAGAACATCCCCGCGCTGCCCATCATGACAACGACGATGCCCTTCTTGGTCCGTGACATGCGCTCCCAGTCCTTTTGCGTCGTTCTGCGAATTTCGATCGCCTGCTGGGCTTACTGAACCGACAATTTGCGAAATCGCCGACGCGACAAATCCGGCGTTACCCAACCGTTGCCAAGGAGAAGCGTTCCCGTTGTGGACGCACCCCCGTGAACTGGGGAAACTC contains:
- a CDS encoding GAF and ANTAR domain-containing protein codes for the protein MNDQPDLEATHLRVAELVQGLHNRPDTDADTVIAELAENAAVEIPGAQHAGITLTRNARNIDTPAATSHWPVLLDKIQQRYREGPCLTAAWEEKTIHVANLETETRFPNYRRDALAETPIRSVMAFQLFIAGETLGALNVYSEEPDVFTPESRTMGLIFAAHSSVAWNSARREEQFQRALSSRDMIGQAKGMIMERYRVDAVQAFEVLRKLSQDSNVPLIQVATDLVAGAQSENGRHDG